A single window of Flavobacteriales bacterium DNA harbors:
- a CDS encoding aminotransferase class I/II-fold pyridoxal phosphate-dependent enzyme has translation MSKLDSFFETVQDIVSYGESKGILKLYTENDSLNDNMLILNGRRVADFGSCSYLGLQFDSRIKKASIQAVEQYGTQFSASRVYVSSRHYLELESKLETVFGYPTLVGQTTTLCHIAAIPVLFSDSDAVILDHQVHNSVQNAVNLLKFRKVHVEMIRHNRMDLLEDMVKGLRSKFKRIWYMADGIYSMYGDESPVDAIYALMDKYPELHYYVDDAHGMSCFGEHGRGSVLNQRPLHPKCILVTSFAKAFPTGGAALVFPDRSMLQKVRNSGGPFLSSGPLQPAQLGAAIACADIHLSDEIYQLQKELQEKISFTNKMLTKYQMPSVSENRSPIFFVGVGLPKMGNAMIRRLLDEGYYTNLGVFPTVPMKNTGVRFTITRLNTEEQIEGMISAMAKHYPLALEETGFEMQKVYRAFRMEPPRDSVIEKKQTAGGMEKDGLQVQKFTSIRDIDRTEWDQYLGGRGSFDWKGLQLLENSFSNNEGRGQTWDFDYLIIKDETGKVVLATFFTTTLAKDDMLASSSVSEDVEKKRKTDHDFLVSKLTTMGSLLTEGNHMYLDEKHPQKKVVMELFFRELAHIQEARKASLVHVRDMVSTTELDHLFADHGFFKMQMPSNFILDQLEWKGEADFVDRLSKKGRYNLRHDVIKKSKHFTVRIPVVISGDQIRNWYHLYKQVKNRSLEINTFDLPFRLFENFAIHQEWDKLELCLEGSDKASAVVFSHKGRRVYSPVVIGMDYAVDPNLYLYRQMLYQVIKRAGELGMQQVRFGFTADIEKRKLGAQAWQPVAYVNAIDNYNLEALGSLALPQKNH, from the coding sequence ATGAGTAAGCTTGATTCATTTTTTGAAACGGTTCAGGATATTGTCAGTTACGGAGAATCCAAAGGTATTCTAAAACTTTATACCGAGAATGATTCGCTGAATGACAACATGCTAATTTTAAACGGTCGCCGAGTGGCAGATTTTGGCTCATGCAGTTACCTGGGGTTGCAGTTTGATTCCCGAATCAAAAAAGCATCCATTCAGGCCGTGGAACAATACGGTACGCAATTTTCCGCATCACGTGTTTACGTGTCAAGTCGCCATTATTTGGAATTGGAAAGCAAATTGGAAACTGTATTCGGTTATCCGACCCTTGTAGGTCAAACAACTACATTGTGCCATATCGCAGCCATACCAGTGCTTTTCAGCGATTCGGATGCGGTTATTCTTGACCATCAGGTGCACAACAGCGTGCAGAATGCGGTGAACCTTCTCAAGTTTCGAAAGGTTCATGTTGAAATGATCCGGCACAACCGCATGGATTTGCTGGAAGACATGGTGAAAGGACTTCGGTCCAAGTTCAAAAGGATCTGGTATATGGCCGATGGCATTTACTCCATGTACGGGGATGAAAGTCCGGTTGATGCCATATATGCCTTGATGGATAAGTACCCTGAATTGCACTACTACGTAGATGATGCGCACGGGATGAGTTGCTTTGGAGAACACGGAAGGGGAAGCGTTTTGAACCAGCGTCCGTTGCATCCAAAGTGTATTCTCGTTACTTCTTTTGCCAAGGCATTCCCTACCGGGGGTGCTGCACTGGTGTTCCCGGATCGCAGCATGTTGCAAAAAGTTAGAAACTCGGGTGGTCCGTTCCTGTCATCGGGCCCACTTCAACCCGCACAACTTGGAGCCGCCATTGCATGTGCGGATATTCACCTGTCTGACGAGATTTATCAGCTGCAGAAAGAACTGCAGGAGAAGATATCCTTCACGAACAAGATGCTCACCAAATACCAGATGCCAAGTGTGAGCGAAAACAGATCACCTATTTTCTTTGTTGGTGTGGGTTTGCCTAAAATGGGAAATGCGATGATCAGACGATTGCTTGATGAGGGGTATTACACCAACCTGGGTGTTTTTCCTACGGTGCCCATGAAAAATACCGGAGTCAGGTTTACCATTACCCGCCTGAATACCGAAGAACAGATTGAAGGAATGATCAGCGCCATGGCTAAACATTACCCGCTGGCATTGGAGGAAACAGGTTTTGAAATGCAGAAAGTTTATCGGGCATTCAGGATGGAACCTCCCCGAGACAGCGTGATTGAAAAGAAACAGACAGCCGGCGGGATGGAGAAAGATGGATTGCAGGTGCAAAAGTTTACCAGCATAAGGGACATTGACCGAACAGAATGGGATCAATACCTGGGTGGTCGTGGAAGTTTTGATTGGAAAGGGTTGCAGCTTCTGGAGAACTCATTTTCCAACAATGAGGGCAGGGGGCAGACCTGGGATTTCGACTATCTCATCATCAAGGATGAAACAGGTAAGGTTGTGCTGGCTACATTCTTTACCACCACATTGGCAAAGGATGATATGCTGGCCTCTTCTTCCGTTTCAGAAGACGTAGAGAAGAAAAGGAAAACGGATCATGATTTTCTTGTTTCCAAATTAACCACCATGGGATCGTTGCTCACCGAAGGGAACCATATGTACCTGGATGAGAAGCACCCGCAGAAAAAGGTGGTAATGGAATTGTTTTTTCGTGAATTGGCCCATATTCAGGAAGCACGCAAGGCATCGCTTGTGCATGTGAGGGATATGGTTTCTACTACAGAACTGGATCACTTGTTTGCCGATCACGGGTTCTTTAAGATGCAGATGCCGAGCAACTTTATCCTGGATCAACTGGAGTGGAAAGGAGAGGCGGATTTCGTGGATCGCTTAAGCAAGAAGGGGCGTTACAACCTGAGGCATGATGTGATCAAGAAGTCAAAACATTTTACGGTTCGCATACCCGTTGTGATTTCGGGTGATCAAATTCGTAACTGGTATCATCTGTACAAACAGGTGAAGAACCGGAGCCTTGAAATCAACACATTCGATTTGCCCTTCAGGTTATTTGAAAACTTTGCCATTCATCAGGAATGGGACAAATTGGAGCTTTGTCTGGAAGGTAGTGACAAAGCCTCGGCGGTGGTTTTTAGTCACAAAGGTCGTCGCGTATATAGTCCGGTGGTGATTGGTATGGATTACGCTGTTGATCCAAACCTATACCTATATCGTCAGATGTTGTATCAGGTTATTAAAAGAGCAGGTGAGTTGGGGATGCAACAAGTGCGGTTTGGCTTTACGGCGGATATTGAAAAAAGAAAATTAGGGGCGCAGGCCTGGCAACCTGTTGCTTATGTGAATGCCATAGATAATTATAACCTGGAAGCGTTGGGGAGTCTTGCGCTTCCGCAAAAGAATCATTAA
- a CDS encoding response regulator transcription factor translates to MVTYSETSYSTDSLIESEMDASKPCRVLLVDDHDIMRQGLRMLLEKASHVTISGEARNGAEAVELALQLPHDLVVMDFQMPEMDGVQACQKIMEANSADRVLIISAHKEEMLVRRILASGAKGFISKDSDLHEFLAAIQCIMSGKIYLSQNFAQLEGPIKADLNRRVSRRKKISVDLSEREVQIVQLISDGLTSQEIGEHFGLSPRTVEAHRRNVMKKLGLNSTAEIVKFCMKLGYVH, encoded by the coding sequence ATGGTAACTTATTCTGAAACTTCTTACTCTACGGATTCCTTGATCGAATCGGAAATGGATGCTAGCAAACCGTGTCGCGTGTTGTTGGTAGATGATCATGATATCATGCGTCAGGGATTGCGCATGCTATTGGAAAAAGCAAGTCATGTTACCATTTCCGGGGAGGCACGAAATGGGGCCGAAGCTGTTGAGCTTGCTTTGCAGTTACCCCATGATCTGGTGGTAATGGATTTTCAGATGCCTGAAATGGATGGTGTTCAAGCCTGTCAGAAAATCATGGAAGCCAATTCAGCTGATCGGGTGCTTATCATTTCCGCACATAAAGAAGAAATGCTTGTGCGTAGAATTCTGGCATCCGGCGCCAAAGGCTTCATCAGTAAAGATTCAGACCTTCATGAGTTCCTGGCGGCCATTCAATGCATCATGTCCGGCAAGATTTACCTGAGTCAGAATTTTGCCCAGTTGGAGGGGCCAATCAAAGCGGACCTCAACAGGCGTGTATCCAGGCGCAAAAAAATAAGTGTTGATCTTTCGGAAAGGGAAGTGCAGATCGTTCAGTTGATTTCAGATGGCCTTACATCCCAGGAAATTGGCGAGCATTTCGGACTCAGTCCGCGAACAGTGGAAGCTCATCGAAGGAATGTGATGAAAAAGCTGGGATTGAATTCAACGGCTGAAATTGTGAAATTCTGCATGAAACTCGGCTATGTACATTAA
- a CDS encoding histidine kinase: MENPAYTHSAAQLPVGLGKLFEHNVFHLQVGTNGEVVHLNSFARDLLGQHEPGQDLSWDDLMIEGNPTVAWGMLAKAIQRGELTSRIVAFRHRLGKLVYMFLNFEKAGDVVHVLGWDVTAQVQLTEVCKRQQEELSWLTKAGDMYFLQLSSIGKILYVNRTPAGLKMEEVLGRSLLDFFSPRLHQHIAGVLSEVQLKGKPGYFEGKAVGDNNQLYWYGIHLYPLEKDIEGNDRILAVARNINADRDAERKLATEERKSRELQAQLLSSQINPHFIFNAMNAIQAFILEQSVETALDYVSDFSKLIRSVLQNSNHPMISLGDEVEFLVDYLELEKRRFKSRFDYQVMLESGLDVNLEIIPPMLIQPFVENAVVHGVGRLKKRSDGLITIRFRQEKGFLVCQVQDNGSGWDASGTQIPSGRGKFHESLGHRITSTRIQLLNRGRKRKYGLHISEVKGVDGKSRGTLVELRFPV; the protein is encoded by the coding sequence ATGGAAAACCCCGCATATACGCATTCTGCCGCGCAACTGCCGGTAGGCCTGGGAAAGCTTTTTGAACATAATGTTTTTCATCTTCAGGTGGGCACCAACGGAGAGGTTGTCCACCTGAATTCATTTGCCAGGGATCTGCTGGGGCAGCATGAACCGGGTCAGGATTTGAGTTGGGATGATCTGATGATTGAAGGTAACCCAACGGTTGCCTGGGGAATGCTTGCAAAAGCCATTCAACGGGGTGAGCTCACATCGCGCATTGTGGCCTTCAGGCATCGCCTGGGTAAGCTGGTTTACATGTTTCTCAATTTTGAAAAAGCGGGAGATGTTGTTCATGTCCTGGGATGGGATGTAACAGCTCAGGTACAACTAACGGAAGTGTGCAAGCGGCAGCAGGAAGAATTGAGTTGGTTGACCAAGGCGGGAGATATGTATTTTCTGCAACTGAGCAGCATAGGAAAGATTCTGTATGTGAATCGTACTCCTGCAGGGCTAAAAATGGAAGAAGTACTGGGGAGAAGTTTGCTTGATTTCTTTTCACCCAGGTTGCACCAACATATTGCAGGTGTCTTGAGCGAAGTTCAACTAAAAGGTAAACCCGGTTATTTTGAAGGGAAAGCTGTTGGTGATAACAATCAATTGTATTGGTACGGTATCCATTTGTACCCGTTGGAAAAAGACATTGAAGGCAATGACCGCATATTGGCGGTTGCAAGGAACATCAATGCCGATAGGGATGCTGAGCGAAAACTGGCCACGGAAGAACGTAAGTCCCGGGAGTTGCAGGCCCAACTGCTGAGTTCACAGATCAACCCTCACTTTATTTTCAATGCAATGAATGCCATTCAGGCGTTTATTCTTGAACAATCAGTAGAAACCGCGTTGGATTATGTTTCCGATTTTTCCAAGCTGATCCGGTCGGTATTGCAGAATTCCAATCACCCCATGATCTCACTTGGAGATGAAGTGGAGTTTCTTGTGGATTATCTGGAACTCGAAAAACGTCGGTTCAAGAGTAGGTTCGACTACCAGGTTATGCTGGAGTCAGGTTTGGATGTCAATTTGGAGATCATCCCGCCTATGCTCATCCAGCCGTTTGTTGAAAATGCCGTTGTGCATGGTGTGGGGCGTTTGAAGAAGCGAAGTGATGGATTGATAACCATTCGCTTTCGCCAGGAAAAAGGATTTCTGGTGTGTCAGGTGCAGGATAACGGATCAGGTTGGGATGCCTCCGGCACGCAAATCCCTTCAGGTCGCGGTAAGTTTCATGAGTCTTTGGGGCATCGCATCACCTCTACACGTATACAATTGCTGAATCGCGGGCGCAAAAGAAAATACGGTTTACATATTTCGGAGGTGAAGGGAGTTGACGGGAAATCCCGGGGTACTTTGGTAGAGCTCAGGTTTCCTGTATAG
- a CDS encoding response regulator transcription factor, whose protein sequence is MIKAIIVDDEELNREFLSNLIHTYCPEIKVAGMASSVNDAILAISQMTPDIVFLDVEILDDSGFSVLEAFPEPDFETIFITAHADYAIKAIRMNASDYLLKPIKVAELKAAIARASKRIGRKTSGLTRDRQFEIMNNPRQGHILPAGKIAISTKDGITFANLDEILYCQADRSYCEFIFTSGKKMMASKPMKEYEDVLEGAGFFRAHKSYMVNLNHVSRYIKKEGGYIEMDNGDQIEVATRKKKSLWDLLEKSQ, encoded by the coding sequence ATGATCAAGGCCATTATTGTAGATGACGAAGAGCTGAACAGGGAATTCCTCAGCAACCTCATACACACCTATTGCCCGGAAATAAAAGTCGCAGGAATGGCCAGCAGTGTCAATGATGCCATCCTCGCTATTTCCCAGATGACTCCGGATATCGTTTTCCTGGATGTTGAAATTCTGGACGACTCCGGTTTCTCGGTCCTCGAAGCTTTTCCAGAACCTGATTTTGAGACCATCTTTATTACCGCTCATGCCGATTATGCCATTAAGGCCATCCGGATGAATGCATCCGACTACCTGCTGAAACCCATTAAGGTTGCTGAACTCAAAGCAGCAATTGCAAGGGCCTCCAAACGTATTGGAAGAAAAACATCGGGCTTAACCCGCGACCGTCAGTTCGAGATCATGAACAATCCGCGTCAGGGACACATTCTGCCTGCAGGCAAAATTGCTATCAGTACCAAAGACGGAATCACATTCGCCAACCTCGACGAGATCCTGTATTGCCAGGCAGACCGTTCATACTGTGAGTTTATTTTTACCTCAGGAAAGAAAATGATGGCTTCAAAGCCCATGAAAGAATATGAGGATGTACTGGAAGGGGCCGGTTTCTTTCGTGCACACAAATCCTACATGGTCAATTTGAATCATGTCAGTCGGTACATTAAGAAAGAAGGTGGATATATTGAAATGGACAATGGCGATCAGATAGAGGTCGCCACGCGAAAGAAAAAGTCATTGTGGGATTTATTGGAAAAGTCTCAATAA
- a CDS encoding PKD domain-containing protein, with protein MNRSIANRFWKATSTTLLLVLGMTHSSFANLSEVIRFHVDQENYSDETVIRFLPDATTTFDNAYDALKLFSSNKEVPFLFSHTSDSVPLSINALPLFAGTFEGYFTLQVQKAGVLDLSWEILGAFEPGTQITIEDVSTHSIVDINNASSYHMEKDAGFNRFKLIINQPSTPPTIVLTPIPGDCDHDGSLEVNTNLAPVTIEINQNGFPFLSKIIENTGTATISNIPLGSYEITATMNGDEIKSETLTFEGPARPISEFSWSIDGNGQPKVGTLVHFEDLSFQAVSVQWDFSDGSTSTDNNPYHAFNDPGTYAVTLTASNGFCSQVTSQELTIWPGNGASSGKEKHHPHIKFNNRNRTVFVSNLTPDVPAELFLCSMTGSIIKTVHIMNDGTITLDAIPGGLYILQVRQEQQSSSMLITMSNR; from the coding sequence ATGAATCGTTCAATTGCAAATAGATTTTGGAAAGCGACAAGCACAACTCTCCTGCTTGTTTTGGGAATGACTCACTCCTCATTTGCCAATCTTTCGGAAGTAATCCGTTTTCATGTGGATCAGGAAAATTATAGCGACGAAACAGTAATTCGGTTCTTACCTGATGCTACGACAACTTTCGACAACGCCTATGATGCATTAAAACTTTTCAGCAGCAACAAAGAAGTCCCCTTCCTGTTTAGTCATACTTCCGACAGCGTACCTCTTTCAATCAATGCCCTTCCTTTATTTGCCGGAACATTTGAAGGATACTTCACTTTGCAGGTGCAAAAGGCGGGGGTATTGGATCTGAGCTGGGAAATCCTGGGTGCCTTTGAACCGGGAACACAGATCACCATTGAAGATGTATCAACCCACTCTATTGTGGACATCAACAATGCTAGTTCCTATCACATGGAAAAGGATGCGGGCTTTAACAGATTCAAACTTATCATCAACCAACCTTCCACTCCCCCCACCATTGTACTCACTCCAATACCTGGTGACTGCGATCATGATGGCTCACTCGAAGTAAACACGAACCTGGCACCTGTAACGATTGAGATTAACCAAAACGGCTTCCCCTTTCTTTCCAAAATCATTGAGAATACCGGCACAGCCACCATAAGCAACATCCCCCTCGGAAGCTATGAAATCACTGCTACTATGAACGGTGATGAAATTAAATCTGAAACACTTACATTTGAAGGTCCGGCTCGTCCAATCTCAGAATTCAGTTGGTCGATTGACGGAAACGGGCAACCAAAAGTGGGCACTTTGGTACATTTCGAAGACTTATCTTTTCAGGCGGTATCGGTTCAATGGGATTTTTCAGATGGAAGCACTTCCACTGATAACAACCCGTATCACGCATTCAATGACCCAGGGACTTATGCCGTTACACTGACCGCCTCCAACGGATTTTGCAGTCAGGTAACAAGCCAGGAATTAACCATATGGCCTGGAAATGGTGCATCCAGCGGAAAGGAAAAACACCATCCTCACATCAAATTCAACAACCGAAACCGAACCGTTTTTGTTTCCAACCTAACCCCAGACGTACCGGCAGAACTTTTTCTCTGCAGTATGACAGGAAGCATTATCAAAACGGTACACATCATGAATGACGGCACCATAACGCTGGACGCCATCCCAGGAGGACTCTACATCCTCCAGGTCAGACAGGAGCAACAATCAAGTTCAATGTTAATCACAATGTCGAACCGATAA
- a CDS encoding glycosyltransferase family 2 protein, with protein MDMPAISFVVPLYNEAEIFPQLVERLKGAVDETVSVEFLLVDDGSSDGTADHIRTVCLSDPAFHGVFLSRNYGHQIAISAGIHEARGTEALFILDGDLQDPPELFGAFYAKLKEGYDVVYAVREKRKEGWMKRMFYSAFYRIMRNLSYVRMPLDSGDFSLITRRVADVLKQMPEESRFVRGMRSWVGFRQTGLPYERDYRQGGQPKYGWMQLFRLAYNGIFNFSTLPIRFITRLGVLSILISLIYVAVTIYRKLVFHDVPSGFTALLMAVALFGGVQLVSLGIIGEYVLRIFFQVKGRPLFLVKERIVEQKSENPATH; from the coding sequence ATGGATATGCCAGCTATTTCATTTGTAGTTCCCCTGTATAATGAAGCAGAGATTTTTCCACAGCTCGTGGAAAGGTTAAAGGGCGCGGTTGATGAAACGGTTTCCGTTGAGTTTTTGCTGGTTGATGATGGATCCTCAGACGGAACTGCGGACCACATCCGTACCGTTTGTCTTTCCGATCCTGCGTTCCATGGGGTGTTCCTTTCCAGAAACTATGGTCATCAGATAGCTATTTCGGCGGGTATTCATGAAGCCCGCGGAACAGAAGCATTGTTTATTCTGGATGGAGATTTGCAGGACCCTCCGGAGTTGTTTGGCGCCTTCTACGCCAAGCTGAAGGAAGGTTATGATGTGGTGTATGCCGTTAGAGAGAAGCGAAAAGAAGGGTGGATGAAACGCATGTTTTACTCCGCATTTTATCGAATCATGCGCAACCTGTCCTACGTACGAATGCCCTTGGATAGCGGTGATTTTTCTCTTATCACCAGAAGGGTTGCCGACGTGCTCAAACAAATGCCTGAAGAAAGCCGATTTGTAAGAGGAATGAGGTCCTGGGTCGGTTTCAGGCAAACAGGGTTACCATATGAACGCGATTACAGACAGGGAGGGCAACCTAAGTATGGGTGGATGCAATTGTTTCGCCTGGCCTATAATGGGATATTTAATTTCAGCACCCTGCCGATCCGTTTTATTACTCGCCTTGGGGTACTTTCTATCCTCATTTCTTTGATTTATGTTGCTGTTACCATTTATAGAAAGCTGGTTTTTCATGACGTGCCATCCGGCTTTACCGCTTTGCTGATGGCTGTGGCATTGTTTGGGGGCGTGCAATTGGTTTCGTTGGGAATCATCGGGGAGTATGTGCTGCGCATCTTTTTCCAGGTGAAAGGCCGGCCATTATTTTTGGTGAAAGAGCGAATTGTCGAGCAAAAAAGTGAAAACCCTGCCACGCATTGA
- a CDS encoding class I SAM-dependent methyltransferase — protein MKTLPRIEYISRAVDVAMDNAWFEVNQTGHFWMKWRFRVFWNHFGKRLKSTDTLLEIGCGNARFRQQVEARGLTVDGCDLNEQGLKMAEDGRGKLFLYDIHDLDKRLTGKYDVVMLMDVLEHIEDDVSFLRSAAAHVKHNGYLVINVPANPKLFSAYDRAQGHYRRYKKHDLDALISGAGLRSVEVFYWGLILVPVLWVRKWLLGKGGHADTRRGFESPSRMMNAAFSFFMRIETSLLPRTFTGTSVMAVVQNSAPE, from the coding sequence GTGAAAACCCTGCCACGCATTGAATATATATCCAGGGCCGTGGACGTTGCCATGGACAACGCCTGGTTCGAAGTGAATCAAACAGGTCATTTCTGGATGAAATGGCGATTTCGTGTTTTTTGGAATCACTTTGGCAAAAGATTGAAATCAACAGATACGCTTTTGGAGATTGGGTGCGGTAATGCCAGGTTCAGGCAACAGGTGGAGGCACGCGGTTTGACAGTTGACGGTTGTGATCTAAATGAGCAAGGCTTGAAAATGGCGGAGGATGGTCGTGGTAAATTGTTCCTGTATGATATACATGATCTGGATAAACGATTGACTGGAAAGTATGATGTGGTTATGTTGATGGATGTATTGGAGCACATAGAAGATGATGTGTCCTTCCTTAGGTCTGCTGCTGCGCATGTGAAACACAACGGATACCTGGTGATTAATGTACCTGCCAATCCCAAACTCTTCAGTGCCTATGATCGTGCACAAGGGCATTACAGGAGATATAAGAAACACGACCTGGATGCACTCATATCAGGAGCGGGTCTGAGATCCGTGGAGGTGTTTTACTGGGGACTGATATTGGTGCCTGTGCTTTGGGTGCGCAAATGGTTGCTCGGTAAAGGTGGCCATGCGGATACCCGGAGGGGATTTGAGTCGCCAAGCCGGATGATGAATGCGGCGTTTTCTTTTTTCATGAGAATTGAAACTTCATTGTTACCCAGAACCTTTACCGGCACTTCCGTGATGGCTGTGGTTCAAAATTCTGCACCTGAATGA